One Kineococcus aurantiacus genomic window carries:
- a CDS encoding M20 family metallopeptidase: MAAPTRDESLPTRPDPTYLDGVRAAIERAAATATPLSSDHEGAPEEALAAVEAAVQDLGPELLALSHDLHAHPEEAFAEHRSAGAVAAVLVRHGVEAEVGVHGLGTALRAVVANGPGPTVAFLAEYDALPGIGHGCGHNVICSTAVGGFLGVAGALRSGAVTGTAVLLGTPAEEGGGGKEFLARDGAFEGVDAVVMLHPFSYDVAVQPFLGRRQVRATYRGVPAHASAQPFMGRNALDAVVAGYNGIAMLRQHITPSDRVHGIVVDGGQRPNVVPATASAEYYVRSAEPATLADLCSRVELVLRAAAAMTGTGVELEWDRQPAYLPIRANRELAARWTTHQARRGRTALPPGVVPESLAGSTDLGNVSVRVPSIHPMLGISAPEVSLHTAEFAAAAGSPTGDAGVLDGAVGLALTALDVLADPGLLAAVRAEFEAAGGVLDVEAFLG, encoded by the coding sequence ATGGCCGCACCGACCCGTGACGAGTCCCTGCCCACCCGTCCGGACCCGACGTACCTGGACGGGGTGCGGGCCGCGATCGAACGGGCCGCGGCCACCGCGACGCCGCTGTCCAGCGACCACGAGGGCGCGCCGGAGGAGGCGCTGGCCGCGGTCGAGGCCGCGGTGCAGGACCTGGGACCGGAGCTGCTGGCGCTGAGCCACGACCTGCACGCCCACCCCGAGGAGGCCTTCGCCGAGCACCGGTCGGCGGGGGCCGTCGCCGCCGTCCTGGTCCGGCACGGGGTCGAGGCCGAGGTGGGGGTGCACGGGCTGGGCACGGCGCTACGGGCCGTCGTGGCGAACGGGCCCGGGCCCACGGTCGCCTTCCTGGCCGAGTACGACGCCCTGCCGGGCATCGGTCACGGCTGCGGGCACAACGTCATCTGCTCCACCGCCGTCGGCGGGTTCCTGGGGGTCGCGGGGGCGCTGCGCTCCGGGGCGGTCACCGGCACCGCGGTCCTGCTGGGGACGCCCGCCGAGGAGGGCGGCGGCGGCAAGGAGTTCCTGGCCCGCGACGGCGCGTTCGAGGGCGTGGACGCCGTCGTCATGCTGCACCCGTTCTCCTACGACGTGGCCGTGCAGCCGTTCCTGGGCCGTCGCCAGGTGCGCGCCACGTACCGCGGGGTGCCCGCCCACGCCTCGGCGCAGCCGTTCATGGGCCGCAACGCCCTCGACGCCGTGGTCGCCGGGTACAACGGCATCGCGATGCTGCGCCAGCACATCACGCCCAGCGACCGCGTCCACGGCATCGTCGTGGACGGCGGGCAGCGGCCCAACGTGGTGCCCGCGACGGCGAGCGCGGAGTACTACGTCCGCTCGGCCGAGCCGGCGACGCTGGCCGACCTGTGCTCGCGCGTGGAACTGGTGCTGCGGGCCGCGGCGGCCATGACGGGCACGGGCGTGGAGCTGGAGTGGGACCGGCAGCCGGCGTACCTGCCGATCCGGGCGAACCGGGAGCTGGCCGCCCGCTGGACCACCCACCAGGCCCGTCGCGGGCGCACCGCGCTGCCGCCGGGGGTGGTCCCCGAGTCCCTCGCGGGGTCCACGGACCTGGGGAACGTGAGCGTCCGGGTCCCCTCCATCCACCCCATGCTGGGCATCAGCGCCCCGGAGGTGTCGCTGCACACCGCGGAGTTCGCGGCGGCGGCGGGCTCGCCCACCGGGGACGCGGGCGTGCTCGACGGGGCCGTGGGGCTGGCGCTGACGGCGCTCGACGTGCTGGCCGACCCCGGTCTCCTGGCGGCCGTGCGGGCGGAGTTCGAGGCGGCCGGCGGGGTGCTGGACGTCGAGGCGTTCCTCGGCTGA